A DNA window from Lepidochelys kempii isolate rLepKem1 chromosome 9, rLepKem1.hap2, whole genome shotgun sequence contains the following coding sequences:
- the ATP7A gene encoding copper-transporting ATPase 1 isoform X2, whose protein sequence is MDPSLGARSMVVSVEGMTCNSCVQTIEQHIEKMNGIHNIQIIQMVPGIDLNTAAPEKTSGTGEDSIWSQACDVVLRMKVEGMTCHSCTSTIEGKLGKLQGVQRIKVSLDNQEAVIVYQPHLITAEEIKNQIEAAGFTAFIKKQPKPLKLGVIEVERLKNTQTKCSQGTLQKSPKHINDLKAIVFRVDGMHCNSCVLNIQSSISALPSVASIVVSLEKKTATVKYDPDFISIDALRRTIEAVSPETFKVSLPDECESVELFDAQISPVKSSQTALNSTNQSVTQVTVVNIEGMTCNSCVQSIEGVISQKPGVKSISVSLVNHNGTIKYDPLLTCPEDLRSAIEDMGFDASLSAKTEPLVLITQPSLEVLLDSQDNMLYKTALRSKVSPVHDDKQEARTPSKCYIQVTGMTCASCVANIERNLRREDGICSVLVALMAGKAEVRYDPAIIQPSLIADLIRELGFGATVMENYDGDGILELVVRGMTCASCVHKIESTLMKTKGVLYSSVALATNKAHIKYDPEIVGPRDIIQTVEDLGFDTTLVKKDRSASHLDHKQEIRQWKRSFLVSLVFCIPVMALMIYMMIMDSHFSGVHHHRNMSKEEMEAYHSSMFLERQVLPGLSVMNFLSFLLCVPVQLFGGWYFYIQAYKALKHKTANMDVLIVLATTIAFVYSFVILLVAMVEKAKVNPVTFFDTPPMLFVFIALGRWLEHMAKGKTSEALSRLISLQATEATLVNLGPDNILLSEDQVDVELVQRGDVVKVVPGGKFPVDGYVIEGQSMVDESLITGEAMPVTKKPGSTVIAGSINQNGSLLISATHVGADTTLSQIVKLVEEAQTSKAPIQQFADKLSGYFVPFIVAVSVVTLFAWIVIGFVSFEVVEIYFHGYNKSISKTEVVIRFAFQAAITVLCIACPCSLGLATPTAVMVGTGVGAQNGILIKGGEPLEMAHKVKVVVFDKTGTITHGIPVVMQVKILVEDNQMPRNKILAIVGTAEGNSEHPLGTAITKYCKKELDSETLGTCTDFQVVAGCGISCKVTNIEALLYRRNEKVEENNIKNMTLIRVDENIEESMQPALIIDAKLPTTLNHQKYSVLIGNREWMNRNGLLLKSDIDNAMIEHECRGCTAVLVAVDGVLCGLIAIADTVKPEAELAVHILKTMGLEVVLMTGDNSKTARYIASEVGITKVFAEVLPSHKVAKVKQLQEDGKRVAMVGDGINDSPALAMANVGIAIGTGTDVAIEAADVVLIRNDLLDVVASIDLSRKTVRTIRFNFVFALIYNLVGIPVAAGVFLPFGIVLQPWMGSAAMAASSVSVVCSSLLLKLYKKPSYEKYEPRAHGNMRQKSRSEICVHVGIDDTGTASPKLSLMDQIISYSRASLNSLFSDKRSLNSIVLGEPDKHSLLVGDFREEEDTAL, encoded by the exons ATTATTCAAATGGTGCCAGGCATAGATTTAAATACTGCAGCACCAGAGAAGACATCAGGGACTGGTGAAGATTCCATTTGGTCCCAAGCATGTGATGTTGTGCTAAGGATGAAGGTAGAGGGGATGACCTGCCATTCTTGCACCAGCACCATAGAAGGAAAGCTTGGcaaactgcaaggggtacagcGGATTAAAG tTTCCCTGGACAATCAGGAAGCTGTTATTGTGTATCAGCCTCATCTAATTACAGCAGAGGAAATCAAAAACCAAATTGAAGCTGCAGGTTTCACAGCATTTATCAAAAAACAGCCCAAACCCCTCAAGCTGGGTGTTATTGAGGTGGAGCGTTTAAAGAACACCCAAACCAAATGTTCACAGGGAACACTTCAAAAAAGTCCAAAGCATATTAATGACTTAAAGGCCATTGTTTTCAGAGTCGATGGCATGCACTGCAATTCGTGTGTCTTAAATATTCAGAGCAGCATATCAGCACTCCCATCTGTAGCAAGCATAGTAGTTTCTTTAGAGAAGAAAACAGCTACTGTAAAGTACGACCCAGACTTCATCAGCATAGATGCGCTGAGAAGAACCATAGAGGCAGTATCACCGGAGACGTTTAAAGTCAGTCTTCCTGATGAATGTGAAAGCGTTGAGCTTTTCGATGCACAGATATCTCCAGTGAAATCTTCTCAGACAGCTTTAAACAGCACAAACCAATCCGTTACTCAAGTTACTGTGGTAAATATTGAGGGAATGACTTGTAATTCTTGTGTGCAATCTATTGAGGGAGTCATTTCCCAAAAGCCAGGTGTAAAATCAATATCTGTGTCTCTTGTGAATCATAATGGGACTATAAAATATGACCCTCTCCTAACTTGTCCAGAAGACTTAAGATCTGCAATAGAGGACATGGGATTTGATGCTTCCTTATCAG caaagacagaacCATTGGTATTAATAACTCAACCTTCACTGGAAGTGCTGTTAGACTCTCAGGATAATATGCTTTACAAAACAGCGCTGCGCTCCAAAGTGTCACCAGTCCATGATGATAAACAGGAGGCAAGGACTCCATCGAAGTGTTACATCCAGGTCACTGGCATGACCTGTGCTTCCTGCGTAGCAAATATTGAGAGAAATTTGAGGAGAGAAGATG GAATATGTTCTGTGCTTGTTGCTCTAATGGCAGGGAAGGCAGAAGTGAGATATGACCCCGCTATCATACAGCCATCACTCATAGCAGATCTAATCCGTGAATTGGGATTTGGAGCTACTGTTATGGAAAACTATGATGGAGATGGAATTCTAGAACTTGTT GTGAGAGGAATGACATGTGCCTCATGTGTACATAAAATAGAATCCACCCTTATGAAGACTAAAGGTGTATTATACAGCTCAGTGGCTCTTGCAACCAACAAAGCACACATTAAATATGATCCTGAGATTGTTGGTCCTCGAGATATTATACAAACAGTAGAG GATTTAGGTTTTGATACTACTTTAGTCAAGAAGGACAGATCTGCTAGCCATCTAGACCacaaacaggaaataaggca GTGGAAAAGATCTTTTCTTGTGAGTCTGGTTTTCTGCATTCCTGTAATGGCGCTGATGATTTACATGATGATTATGGACAGTCACTTCTCAGGTGTTCACCATCATCGCAACATGAGCAAGGAGGAAATGGAGGCCTATCACTCTTCTATGTTCTTGGAGCGTCAGGTCCTGCCAGGATTGTCTGTAAtgaattttctgtcttttttattGTGTGTCCCTGTTCAG TTATTTGGGGGCTGGTACTTCTACATTCAAGCATACAAAGCACTGAAGCATAAAACTGCTAACATGGATGTGCTCATTGTTTTGGCAACCACCATTGCATTTGTCTACTCCTTCGTTATTCTTCTAGTTGCAATGGTTGAAAAAGCAAAAGTGAATCCTGTGACTTTCTTCGACACACCTCCTATGCTATTTGTGTTCATTGCATTGGGCCGGTGGTTAGAACATATGGCAAAG GGTAAAACATCGGAAGCCCTTTCAAGACTAATTTCACTACAAGCTACAGAAGCAACTCTCGTTAACCTAGGACCAGACAACATTCTTTTGAG TGAAGATCAGGTTGACGTTGAACTGGTTCAACGGGGTGATGTTGTCAAAGTAGTTCCAGGAGGCAAATTCCCAGTTGATGGCTATGTTATTGAAGGACAGTCTATGGTAGATGAGTCCCTCATCACAG GTGAAGCAATGCCTGTGACTAAAAAACCTGGCAGTACAGTTATTGCAGGTTCTATTAATCAGAATGGGTCACTGCTGATCTCTGCAACTCACGTCGGAGCTGATACAACTCTCTCTCAGATTGTCAAACTTGTGGAGGAGGCACAAACCTCAAAG GCTCCAATCCAGCAATTTGCAGATAAACTTAGTGGCTATTTTGTTCCTTTTATTGTGGCTGTCTCTGTGGTTACCCTTTTTGCTTGGATTGTAATTGGGTTTGTCAGTTTTGAAGTTGTGGAAATATATTTTCAT GGTTACAATAAAAGCATTTCCAAAACCGAAGTAGTAATCCGCTTTGCTTTCCAAGCCGCCATCACAGTTTTGTGCATTGCCTGTCCTTGTTCATTGGGATTAGCAACCCCAACAGCTGTGATGGTGGGTACTGGGGTAGGAGCTCAGAATGGCATATTGATCAAAGGTGGAGAACCACTAGAGATGGCTCATAAG GTAAAGGTGGTGGTATTTGATAAAACAGGAACCATTACTCATGGAATTCCAGTAGTGATGCAGGTGAAGATTCTAGTGGAAGATAACCAGATGCCACGTAATAAGATTTTGGCAATAGTTGGGACTGCCGAGGGTAACAGTGAGCACCCTCTGGGGACAGCAATAACAAAATACTGCAAGAAG GAACTGGACTCAGAAACCCTTGGAACCTGTACAGATTTTCAGGTAGTAGCAGGCTGTGGCATTAGCTGTAAAGTCACCAATATTGAAGCATTGCTGTACAGGAGGAATGAGAAGGTTGAAGAAAATAATATTAAGAATATGACACTCATAAGAGTTGATGAGAACATTGAGGAGTCAATGCAACCTGCCTTGATTATTGATGCCAAATTGCCAA CTACTTTGAATCATCAAAAGTATTCTGTTCTCATTGGAAACCGGGAATGGATGAATAGAAATGGCCTCCTTCTTAAAAGCGATATTGATAATGCCATGATTGAACACGAATGTAGAGGTTGCACTGCAGTCCTTGTAGCTGTTGACG GAGTGCTGTGTGGCTTGATAGCTATTGCTGATACAGTGAAACCTGAAGCTGAATTGGCAGTCCACATTTTGAAGACTATGGGTTTAGAAGTTGTTCTAATGACTGGAGACAACAGTAAAACAGCGAGATATATTGCCTCTGAG GTTGGCATCACCAAAGTGTTTGCTGAGGTTCTTCCCTCGCACAAGGTAGCCAAAGTGAAACAGTTACAAGAGGATGGCAAGCGggtagcaatggtgggagatGGTATCAATGATTCCCCCGCTCTTGCCATGGCTAATGTTGGAATTGCAATTGGCACAGGCACTGATGTAGCCATTGAGGCAGCAGATGTGGTTTTAATTAGG AACGATTTGTTGGATGTGGTGGCAAGTATAGATTTATCAAGGAAGACAGTCAGAACAATCCGGTTCAACTTTGTCTTTGCTCTAATTTATAATCTCGTGGGAATTCCTGTTGCTGCTG GTGTCTTTCTGCCATTTGGTATCGTTTTGCAGCCATGGATGGGCTCTGCTGCAATGGCTGCCTCTTCTGTTTCCGTTGTGTGTTCTTCTCTGTTGCTAAAGCT cTACAAGAAACCAAGTTATGAGAAATATGAGCCCCGTGCCCATGGCAATATGAGACAGAAGAGTCGTTCGGAAATATGTGTCCATGTTGGAATTGATGATACTGGGACAGCTTCTCCCAAACTGAGCCTAATGGATCAAATCATCAGTTATAGTAGAGCCTCACTAAATTCCCTGTTCTCAGATAAACGCTCCCTCAACAGCATTGTTCTCGGTGAACCAGATAAGCACTCACTCCTAGTGGGAGATTTCAGAGAGGAAGAAGACACAGCATTATGA